Proteins encoded together in one Canis lupus familiaris isolate Mischka breed German Shepherd chromosome 25, alternate assembly UU_Cfam_GSD_1.0, whole genome shotgun sequence window:
- the SHISA2 gene encoding protein shisa-2 homolog isoform X1 translates to MWGGRGSPAAAPRGAASLLQLLLAALLAAGARASGEYCHGWLDAQGVWRLGFQCPERFDGGDATICCGSCALRYCCSSAEARLDQGGCDNDRQQGAGEPGRADKDGPDGAAVPIYVPFLIVGSVFVAFIILGSLVAACCCRCLRPKQEPQQSRAPGGNRLMETIPMIPSASTSRGSSSRQSSTAASSSSSANSGARAPPTRSQTNCCLPEGTMNNVYVNMPTNFSVLNCQQATQIVPHQGQYLHPPYVGYTVQHDSVPMTPVPPFLDSLQTGYRQIQAPFPHTNSEQKMYPAVTV, encoded by the exons ATGTGGGGCGGACGCGGctcgcccgccgccgcgccccggggCGCCGCCtcgctgctgcagctgctgctggccGCGCTGctggcggcgggggcgcgggcgagCGGCGAGTACTGCCACGGCTGGCTGGACGCGCAGGGCGTCTGGCGCCTCGGCTTCCAGTGCCCCGAGCGCTTCGACGGCGGCGACGCCACCATCTGCTGCGGCAGCTGCGCGCTGCGCTACTGCTGCTCCAGCGCCGAGGCGCGCCTGGACCAGGGCGGCTGCGACAACGACCGGCAGCAGGGCGCGGGCGAGCCGGGCCGGGCGGACAAGGACGGCCCGGACGGCGCGGCAG TCCCCATCTACGTGCCATTCCTCATTGTTGGGTCCGTCTTTGTCGCCTTCATCATCTTGGGGTCCCTGGTGGCCGCTTGTTGCTGCAGATGTCTCCGGCCTAAGCAGGAGCCCCAGCAGAGCCGCGCCCCCGGAGGGAACCGCCTGATGGAGACCATCCCCATGATCCCCAGTGCCAGCACTTCAAGGGGCTCGTCCTCCCGCCAGTCCAGCACAGCTGCCAGCTCCAGTTCTAGTGCCAACTCGGGGGCCAGGGCACCCCCAACAAGGTCACAGACCAACTGCTGCTTGCCCGAGGGGACCATGAACAACGTGTATGTCAACATGCCCACAAATTTCTCTGTGCTGAACTGTCAGCAGGCCACCCAGATTGTGCCCCATCAAGGGCAGTACCTACATCCCCCATATGTGGGGTACACGGTACAGCATGACTCGGTGCCTATGACTCCTGTGCCCCCTTTCCTGGACAGCCTGCAGACGGGCTACAGGCAGATCCAGGCGCCCTTCCCTCACACTAACAGCGAACAGAAGATGTACCCGGCTGTGACTGTGTAA